A stretch of Parachlamydia sp. AcF125 DNA encodes these proteins:
- a CDS encoding NACHT domain-containing protein, producing MDINASFLLKADRVSDYIPAISTITNLIDLFQKCVMLSFKQKASISKSHYYTYLKQKNFSRCIVLLLPVIGNILVAIYDFAKSRPKHADVSLVVSQPVPLSAPKSSESGSSPKPTMGGIATDINRELGEHAESSVLGTSEARAKGGIHKKHSQALVAAGYPAETALKLVSAKKTKKEVSSLVEQLSLGMPDCYENSIATDQTKLALNTPRASAKNIYLEQNAQLHVHSHAHSIIQCKAEPSLSQEELVPQNLVSSLRNYYLSQKNISILRIRTQQEWELKVPLEEIYVRLGIIENKERKTRDQALDKHSNYIQDERAPTYETIFEPKQEIELEKLFEHESLQKENSKKIYLQGSAGSGKSTLCHYISYRWAKGELWQDIFACLFWIPLRNLTLRKYPEDKDYTSADLIAREYKGKIDRRVIDFYLKDPAFLEKTLLVLDGYDELSADVQGNSSLATAFKELKELFPHILITSRPGSCSFKRSCDLELLGFDKKGVDRYIDKFFTQVKAEEKKEKLRSLLKSSPQVLSLARIPMLLILLCCLFHEDPKFFKSNHSITMTAIYERMINRMYQGFLLRRIGQSPSSPTQEHILTEENLRQNLEVDKIATIFEEMAYFAMEKDTLYLSKQEIGRFIKDNKALPNELTDCGLLRIPEAEEKGYFIHLTFQEFLTASKVANQYLEGERQTCQAFVQNYKFEPRYALLFRMIAGSLSLATSSNRRYANVLQHFFDDLFAAPQDFAVSGELTLIAECFEECQNPSVVKQYDGFIRLVKDYIKHLFLLNLDFERLLRNRNFLNHPEILPTIGELLSDPRTREKMLIILLSISKTGISLASEIVGLIVEQLKDPKKYSNARRYAVFVLEQIAKQGSKLPQEALAVLYQAFDEDTMVKNSAARALEAIAKRRGELSEEAFASLIQALQESEEWTKNYAARALGSIAKQRSELSKEVLDALMQALKEGDSWNKGYVANALVAVVKQGGKLPGEALDALIQALKEGDRENKGYVADALVEIVKQGGKLPGEALDALIQALKEGDRENKGYVADALVEIVKQGGKLPGEALDALIQVFKEGDEETKCDAAGILRVIAIQGGELSKEALAVLIQALKKGDKVAKRVAADDLTEIAIQGGELSKEALAALILALQVDHINVKIFAAGALRAIAEQGGKLPKEGLAALILALQVDSVKVKISAAGALRAIAEQGGKLPKEALDTLIQALKEGDIKTKYPAAVALLAVARQGGKLPKEALDTFIQALKEGDEGTKYSAAVVLVAVARQGGEFSKEALDALIEALKEGGSEAKDCVVEVLGEKTNQGGELSKELLVALALLIKAPKEDESETQYWAVVALGEIIKQGGKLPKEALAAFIQALKEAHSSNKAYVVANILGKIAKQRGELSKEALEALSQTLTEGDFMLKSYAAVALVEIAEQREELPKEVLDALIQALKEGDEQTKHFAADALVAVARQGGELSKKALDTLIQALKEGDTRTKFFARLILKVVARQGGELSKKAVDALIQACKEDDGETKYPATDALIVVARQGGELSKKAVDALIQARKEDDGETKYPAAGVLRVIARQGGEFSKEALAALLQALKEGDNLAKFYAVTALKKVNKNALLKMGGKAFALIAEVCFFIDYSFSVKGQQLQVSDKRVTYLSELTLELSYKEMREQLPPELSVWRKRLDSLSSSEIS from the coding sequence ATGGACATAAATGCCAGCTTTTTATTAAAAGCAGACCGCGTGTCTGACTATATCCCCGCAATCAGTACAATCACTAACTTGATTGATTTATTCCAAAAATGTGTAATGCTTTCTTTCAAGCAAAAAGCAAGTATTTCCAAAAGTCATTACTACACTTATCTAAAGCAAAAAAACTTTTCTCGCTGTATTGTACTGCTACTACCTGTGATAGGAAACATTCTTGTCGCCATCTATGATTTTGCTAAGAGCAGGCCGAAGCATGCAGACGTCTCGCTCGTAGTTTCTCAGCCAGTTCCTCTTTCTGCTCCAAAATCTTCTGAAAGTGGCAGCTCTCCTAAGCCTACCATGGGAGGGATTGCTACAGACATAAACCGCGAGCTAGGCGAGCATGCAGAAAGCTCGGTACTGGGTACAAGCGAAGCCAGGGCAAAGGGAGGGATTCACAAAAAGCATTCTCAAGCTTTAGTTGCTGCAGGCTATCCGGCAGAAACAGCCCTAAAATTAGTGTCAGCAAAAAAAACTAAGAAAGAAGTTAGCAGCCTAGTAGAACAGCTCTCTCTTGGAATGCCTGATTGCTATGAAAACAGCATTGCGACCGATCAAACCAAACTTGCGCTTAACACCCCCCGGGCTAGCGCTAAAAATATCTATCTAGAACAGAACGCTCAACTGCATGTTCACTCTCATGCACACTCTATTATTCAATGCAAGGCAGAGCCTTCCTTATCGCAGGAAGAGCTAGTTCCTCAAAATCTCGTTAGCTCTCTTCGAAACTATTACCTTTCTCAAAAAAATATTTCTATTCTTAGAATTAGAACGCAACAAGAGTGGGAACTTAAGGTGCCTTTAGAAGAAATTTATGTGCGTTTAGGGATTATTGAAAATAAAGAAAGAAAAACACGCGATCAAGCCTTGGATAAGCATTCTAATTACATTCAAGATGAACGTGCCCCAACTTATGAAACCATCTTCGAGCCTAAGCAGGAGATTGAACTTGAAAAGCTCTTTGAACACGAAAGCCTTCAAAAAGAAAATTCTAAGAAAATTTACCTTCAAGGTTCTGCTGGAAGCGGTAAGAGTACCCTATGCCACTATATTAGCTATCGTTGGGCAAAAGGAGAGCTTTGGCAAGACATCTTTGCCTGCCTCTTTTGGATTCCCTTAAGAAATTTGACCTTAAGGAAATACCCCGAGGATAAAGATTATACTTCAGCTGATTTGATTGCGAGAGAGTATAAAGGTAAAATCGATCGCAGAGTCATCGACTTTTACCTAAAAGATCCCGCCTTTCTAGAAAAAACTTTGCTTGTCTTAGACGGCTACGATGAGCTTTCAGCAGATGTCCAAGGTAATAGCAGCCTTGCTACAGCTTTTAAGGAGCTAAAAGAACTATTTCCCCATATTTTAATCACTTCAAGGCCTGGAAGCTGTTCTTTTAAGCGCTCTTGTGATCTGGAGCTTCTAGGCTTTGATAAAAAAGGAGTCGATCGTTATATCGATAAATTTTTCACACAAGTCAAAGCTGAAGAGAAAAAAGAAAAACTTCGTAGTCTCTTAAAGAGCTCTCCCCAAGTTTTAAGTCTTGCCCGCATTCCTATGCTCTTAATTTTACTGTGCTGCCTCTTTCATGAAGACCCAAAATTCTTTAAATCTAATCATTCCATTACGATGACTGCCATTTATGAACGGATGATTAACCGAATGTATCAGGGGTTTCTTTTACGAAGAATTGGCCAAAGTCCATCTAGCCCAACTCAAGAGCACATTTTAACAGAAGAAAACCTGCGCCAAAATTTAGAAGTTGATAAAATTGCCACCATTTTTGAAGAAATGGCCTATTTTGCTATGGAAAAAGACACCCTTTATTTAAGTAAGCAAGAAATCGGTCGCTTTATTAAAGATAATAAAGCCTTACCCAATGAGCTTACTGATTGTGGGCTTCTTCGCATCCCCGAAGCGGAAGAAAAAGGGTATTTTATCCACTTAACCTTCCAAGAATTTTTAACCGCTTCAAAAGTTGCCAATCAATATCTTGAAGGAGAAAGACAAACATGCCAAGCATTTGTGCAAAATTACAAATTTGAACCCCGCTATGCTCTCCTTTTTCGTATGATTGCCGGCAGTCTTTCTCTGGCTACCTCAAGTAATCGCCGCTATGCGAATGTACTACAGCATTTTTTTGACGACCTTTTTGCTGCACCGCAAGACTTTGCTGTCAGCGGCGAGCTTACTTTGATTGCTGAGTGCTTTGAAGAGTGTCAAAATCCTAGTGTAGTAAAGCAGTACGATGGCTTTATTAGGCTCGTAAAAGACTATATTAAGCATCTCTTCTTGTTAAATTTAGACTTTGAAAGATTGCTCAGGAATAGAAATTTTCTTAATCATCCCGAAATCTTACCTACTATCGGAGAGCTATTATCCGATCCTAGGACAAGAGAAAAGATGCTAATAATCTTACTAAGCATCTCGAAAACTGGAATAAGCTTAGCTTCAGAAATAGTAGGATTGATCGTTGAGCAACTTAAGGATCCTAAAAAATATTCTAATGCTAGAAGGTATGCTGTCTTTGTGTTAGAACAAATAGCAAAGCAAGGAAGCAAGCTTCCGCAAGAAGCTTTAGCTGTTCTCTATCAAGCTTTCGATGAAGACACGATGGTTAAAAATTCTGCTGCTAGGGCCCTAGAAGCAATAGCAAAGCGAAGAGGTGAGCTTTCGGAAGAAGCATTTGCCTCTCTCATCCAAGCCCTTCAGGAAAGCGAAGAGTGGACTAAAAATTATGCTGCTCGTGCTCTAGGGTCAATAGCAAAACAAAGAAGTGAGCTTTCTAAAGAAGTGCTAGACGCTCTCATGCAGGCTCTCAAAGAAGGAGATAGTTGGAATAAAGGCTATGTTGCTAATGCCCTAGTAGCGGTAGTAAAACAAGGAGGCAAGCTTCCGGGAGAAGCATTAGACGCTCTCATCCAGGCTCTCAAAGAAGGAGATAGAGAGAATAAAGGCTATGTTGCTGATGCCCTAGTAGAGATAGTAAAACAAGGAGGCAAGCTTCCGGGAGAAGCATTAGACGCTCTCATCCAGGCTCTCAAAGAAGGAGATAGAGAGAATAAAGGCTATGTTGCTGATGCCCTAGTAGAGATAGTAAAACAAGGAGGCAAGCTTCCGGGAGAAGCATTAGACGCTCTTATTCAGGTTTTCAAAGAAGGCGATGAAGAGACTAAATGTGATGCTGCTGGTATTCTAAGGGTAATAGCAATACAAGGAGGCGAACTTTCGAAAGAGGCGCTAGCCGTTCTCATCCAGGCTCTCAAAAAAGGCGATAAAGTGGCTAAACGTGTTGCTGCTGATGACCTAACGGAAATAGCAATACAAGGAGGCGAACTTTCGAAAGAGGCGCTAGCGGCTCTCATCCTAGCGCTCCAAGTAGATCATATTAATGTTAAAATTTTTGCTGCTGGTGCCCTAAGGGCAATAGCTGAGCAAGGAGGTAAGCTTCCAAAAGAAGGTCTAGCGGCTCTCATCCTAGCGCTCCAAGTAGATTCTGTTAAAGTTAAAATTTCTGCTGCTGGTGCCCTAAGGGCAATAGCTGAACAAGGAGGTAAGCTTCCAAAAGAAGCATTAGATACTCTCATCCAGGCTCTCAAAGAAGGCGATATAAAGACTAAGTATCCTGCTGCCGTTGCCCTATTAGCAGTAGCAAGACAAGGAGGTAAGCTTCCAAAAGAAGCATTAGATACTTTCATCCAGGCTCTCAAAGAAGGCGATGAAGGAACTAAATATTCTGCTGCTGTTGTCCTAGTAGCAGTAGCAAGACAAGGAGGAGAGTTTTCTAAAGAAGCACTAGATGCTCTCATCGAGGCTCTCAAAGAAGGCGGCAGCGAGGCTAAAGATTGTGTTGTTGAGGTCCTAGGAGAAAAAACAAATCAAGGAGGTGAGCTTTCGAAAGAATTGCTAGTCGCTCTCGCCCTGCTCATCAAGGCTCCTAAAGAAGACGAGAGTGAGACTCAATATTGGGCTGTGGTTGCTCTAGGAGAAATAATAAAACAAGGAGGCAAGCTTCCGAAAGAAGCCTTAGCAGCCTTCATCCAAGCACTTAAGGAAGCGCATAGTTCGAATAAGGCCTATGTAGTAGCTAATATTCTGGGAAAAATAGCAAAACAAAGAGGTGAGCTTTCGAAAGAAGCCCTAGAGGCTCTTTCTCAAACTCTCACGGAAGGCGATTTTATGCTTAAAAGTTATGCTGCTGTTGCTTTAGTAGAAATAGCAGAACAAAGAGAAGAGCTTCCGAAAGAAGTTCTAGACGCTCTCATCCAGGCTCTCAAAGAAGGCGATGAACAGACTAAGCATTTTGCTGCTGATGCCCTAGTAGCAGTAGCAAGACAAGGAGGAGAGCTTTCTAAAAAAGCGCTAGATACTCTCATCCAGGCTCTCAAAGAGGGCGATACAAGGACTAAATTTTTTGCTAGACTTATCCTAAAAGTAGTAGCAAGACAAGGAGGAGAGCTTTCTAAAAAAGCTGTAGATGCTCTCATCCAAGCCTGTAAAGAAGATGATGGAGAGACTAAGTACCCCGCTACTGATGCCCTAATAGTAGTAGCAAGACAAGGAGGAGAGCTTTCTAAAAAAGCTGTAGATGCTCTCATCCAAGCCCGTAAAGAAGATGATGGAGAGACTAAGTACCCTGCTGCTGGTGTCCTAAGGGTAATAGCAAGACAAGGAGGAGAGTTTTCCAAAGAAGCGCTAGCCGCTCTCCTTCAAGCTCTCAAGGAAGGCGATAATCTAGCGAAATTTTATGCCGTCACCGCGTTAAAAAAAGTTAATAAAAATGCACTATTGAAAATGGGGGGCAAGGCATTTGCTTTAATCGCTGAAGTTTGTTTTTTTATTGATTATAGCTTTTCAGTGAAAGGCCAGCAACTTCAAGTATCCGATAAAAGAGTAACTTATTTATCCGAGCTTACACTAGAGCTTAGCTACAAAGAAATGAGGGAACAATTGCCCCCGGAGCTTAGCGTATGGCGGAAGCGGCTAGATAGTCTTAGCTCATCAGAGATTTCATAA
- a CDS encoding MFS transporter, with the protein MKTMPFSTYQKILIALIAFVQFSVVLDFMVMSPLGDMLMKSLSITPTQFGFAVSAYAFSAGISGFLAAGFADRFDRKKMLLFFYSGFIFGTLLCGLANSYAMLVTARIVTGLFGGVMSSISLAIISDIFVIEQRGRVMGFTQMGFGASQVLGIPVSLYLANLSGWQSPFLMIVAMSMVIALLIWVNMRPITAHLAVQHSQSAYAHLRYTLTHPHYRLGFAATALLSVGGFMIMPFSSAFAINNLHVTPQQLPFLFMVSGISGIIFMPLVGRLSDKMDKFKLFAIASLFTMVAILIYAHLVPMPLWVIILVNILIMLGIMGRMVPAMALTTAVPEMKDCGAFMSITSSLQQIAGGVASSIAGMIVVQKNSFSPLEHYDILGWIIAVVSLLCIFLVYRVNQHVQRKLDKKAAAMGEISERLVNA; encoded by the coding sequence ATGAAAACCATGCCCTTTTCTACCTATCAAAAAATACTCATCGCTTTAATTGCTTTTGTTCAATTTAGTGTGGTCTTAGATTTTATGGTGATGTCTCCTTTAGGGGATATGCTCATGAAATCCCTCTCTATTACTCCCACTCAATTTGGATTTGCAGTTTCTGCTTATGCTTTCAGCGCCGGAATTTCAGGATTCTTGGCGGCAGGTTTTGCCGACCGGTTCGACCGCAAAAAAATGCTCTTATTTTTTTATAGCGGCTTTATTTTTGGCACGCTGCTTTGCGGCTTGGCTAATTCCTATGCAATGTTGGTTACAGCTCGAATTGTCACAGGCTTATTCGGAGGGGTGATGAGTTCAATTTCGCTTGCTATTATCTCGGATATATTTGTGATTGAACAACGAGGGCGAGTGATGGGCTTTACGCAGATGGGATTTGGAGCAAGCCAAGTTTTAGGGATCCCTGTGAGTCTTTATTTAGCAAATCTTTCAGGATGGCAATCCCCCTTTTTGATGATTGTGGCGATGTCGATGGTGATCGCTTTGCTGATTTGGGTGAATATGCGACCTATAACAGCTCACCTTGCCGTTCAGCATAGCCAAAGTGCTTATGCGCATTTGCGCTATACCTTGACACATCCTCACTACCGCCTAGGGTTTGCGGCGACTGCTTTACTTTCAGTCGGAGGCTTTATGATCATGCCTTTTAGTAGCGCTTTTGCGATTAACAACCTGCATGTTACTCCCCAACAGCTGCCCTTTTTGTTCATGGTATCTGGTATAAGCGGAATAATCTTCATGCCTTTAGTGGGACGTCTAAGTGACAAAATGGATAAATTCAAACTGTTTGCTATAGCCTCTCTGTTTACCATGGTTGCGATCTTAATCTATGCCCATCTTGTGCCCATGCCTTTATGGGTCATCATCCTGGTCAATATTCTGATAATGTTAGGAATTATGGGGCGGATGGTTCCTGCAATGGCTTTGACTACCGCTGTGCCTGAAATGAAGGATTGCGGGGCTTTTATGAGCATCACTTCCTCTCTCCAGCAAATTGCGGGAGGCGTCGCTTCTTCTATTGCAGGCATGATTGTGGTACAGAAAAACAGCTTTAGCCCTCTTGAGCATTACGATATCTTAGGCTGGATTATCGCAGTGGTGAGCTTACTTTGCATTTTCTTGGTCTATCGGGTGAACCAACATGTGCAGCGCAAATTGGATAAAAAAGCTGCCGCGATGGGGGAGATTTCCGAAAGACTTGTGAATGCTTAG
- the dnaG gene encoding DNA primase, giving the protein MTVFTKESLETLRQRIDLVDVLSAHLDLKRTGASYKALCPFHDEKTASFVVQKGDNHYHCFGCGAHGDAIHFLMNHLKMSFLEAVEYLANRFHVHLDRVEHGEGTKTVNKARLREALSIAMEFYHFALLHTPEGHQALHYLYQRGIDLGFIQYFKIGFAPPLVGMLRKVLHARSISDEVMLEAGLLIETKEGKKKEFFSDRILFPIHHPSSGVIGFSGRKFKEETFGGKYVNTAETPLFKKSRVLFGLNYCRKRIAKERRAIIVEGQIDALRLIYTGFNLTVAGQGTAFGEGHVKELMQLGVQTVYLALDPDGAGQEAAAKIGNLFQKEGVDIKIVSLPPQMDPDVFLRERGPEAFQALLQKSVDYLPFLVSHLSKKFNCVSPAGKNELVQTVTAQIQQWNHPVMVHESLRQLAHLMQVPESVVTQDVLPRSSHAFVKKGASIGTAASVDPDRILECDLLRWMLLMGETHPHLIEMVGLNLKVEDFSHAACGHLFTTFLEGHQNQKAPDLLSLAIALDNEEGQTLISEILEKKINKEKAEEHFKETVQRILDRNWMKRREEIKMKIQSGQLSDDEALDLVKQFDELKRHPPQLKTK; this is encoded by the coding sequence ATGACAGTTTTTACCAAAGAAAGTCTCGAAACGTTACGTCAAAGAATTGATTTGGTCGATGTTTTATCTGCTCATCTAGATTTAAAACGAACAGGGGCTTCTTATAAAGCTTTATGCCCCTTTCACGATGAGAAAACAGCTTCTTTTGTGGTCCAGAAAGGGGATAACCATTACCACTGTTTTGGCTGCGGTGCTCATGGAGATGCGATTCACTTTTTGATGAACCATTTAAAAATGAGTTTTCTAGAAGCGGTTGAATATCTTGCCAATCGCTTTCACGTGCACCTTGACAGGGTAGAACACGGGGAAGGTACTAAAACGGTCAATAAAGCGCGTTTAAGAGAAGCCCTTTCAATTGCTATGGAGTTCTACCATTTTGCTCTGTTGCATACCCCTGAAGGCCACCAAGCTTTGCACTATCTTTACCAAAGAGGCATTGATTTGGGTTTTATCCAATATTTTAAGATTGGGTTTGCTCCCCCACTTGTTGGAATGTTGCGCAAAGTTTTGCATGCACGCTCTATCTCAGACGAAGTGATGCTTGAAGCTGGCCTTTTAATTGAGACAAAAGAGGGTAAAAAGAAAGAATTTTTTTCGGATCGAATTCTTTTTCCTATCCACCATCCCTCCAGTGGAGTGATTGGGTTTTCAGGAAGAAAATTCAAGGAAGAAACCTTTGGTGGCAAGTATGTCAATACGGCTGAAACCCCTCTATTCAAAAAATCACGCGTATTATTTGGATTAAATTATTGTCGCAAAAGGATTGCTAAGGAGCGGCGTGCGATTATTGTAGAGGGGCAAATCGATGCCCTGCGCTTGATTTACACAGGATTTAATCTGACTGTAGCCGGCCAAGGAACAGCTTTTGGAGAGGGGCATGTGAAGGAATTAATGCAGTTAGGGGTGCAAACGGTCTACTTAGCTTTAGATCCAGATGGAGCAGGACAAGAAGCGGCTGCAAAAATTGGCAACCTCTTTCAAAAGGAAGGGGTAGATATTAAAATTGTCTCTCTACCGCCACAGATGGATCCGGACGTTTTTTTGCGAGAAAGAGGACCGGAAGCTTTTCAGGCTCTTTTACAAAAAAGTGTGGATTATTTGCCTTTTCTTGTCTCTCATTTATCTAAAAAGTTCAATTGTGTCTCACCTGCGGGAAAAAACGAACTTGTCCAAACGGTTACTGCTCAAATTCAACAATGGAACCATCCGGTAATGGTTCATGAAAGCCTTCGACAATTGGCCCACCTGATGCAGGTTCCCGAAAGCGTGGTGACTCAGGACGTACTTCCTCGTTCCTCTCATGCTTTTGTGAAAAAAGGAGCCAGTATTGGCACGGCGGCATCTGTAGATCCCGATCGAATTCTGGAGTGCGATTTGTTGCGGTGGATGTTATTAATGGGAGAAACCCATCCCCATTTGATTGAGATGGTGGGCTTAAATTTGAAGGTAGAAGATTTCTCTCACGCGGCTTGTGGACACCTTTTCACCACCTTTTTAGAGGGGCACCAAAATCAGAAGGCACCTGATTTGCTTTCCTTGGCTATAGCGCTTGACAATGAAGAAGGGCAGACGCTTATCTCGGAAATTCTCGAGAAAAAAATCAATAAAGAGAAAGCTGAAGAACATTTTAAAGAAACAGTTCAACGTATTCTAGATCGCAATTGGATGAAAAGGCGAGAAGAGATCAAAATGAAGATCCAAAGTGGTCAGCTTTCCGATGATGAGGCTCTTGACCTTGTTAAGCAGTTTGACGAGCTCAAGCGTCATCCTCCTCAATTGAAAACAAAGTAG